One window of the Allosaccharopolyspora coralli genome contains the following:
- a CDS encoding MerR family transcriptional regulator: protein MVERAPGEQAGVEQGTLFPDASLPDELVGYRGPAACQIAGITYRQLDYWARTKLVKPTIRVASGSGSQRLYSFKDILVLKVVKRLLDTGVSLHNIRVAVDHLRNRGVEDLARITLFSDGTTVYECTSAEEVVDLLQGGQGVFGIAVSGAMREISGTIHEFPAERAEGAEEVPAVDDELSRRRRDRQTG, encoded by the coding sequence GTGGTCGAGCGAGCGCCCGGCGAGCAGGCCGGCGTGGAACAGGGAACGTTGTTCCCCGACGCGTCGCTGCCGGACGAACTGGTCGGGTATCGGGGTCCCGCAGCCTGTCAGATCGCGGGAATCACCTATCGGCAGCTGGACTACTGGGCGCGGACGAAGCTGGTGAAGCCGACGATCCGGGTCGCCTCCGGCTCGGGGTCGCAGCGGCTGTACTCGTTCAAGGACATCCTGGTCCTCAAGGTCGTCAAGCGGCTGCTGGACACGGGTGTCTCATTGCACAACATCCGGGTGGCGGTCGACCACCTGCGCAACCGCGGGGTCGAGGACCTCGCGCGCATCACCCTGTTCAGCGACGGCACGACTGTCTACGAATGCACCTCCGCCGAGGAGGTCGTGGACCTTCTCCAGGGTGGTCAGGGCGTCTTCGGGATCGCCGTGAGTGGGGCGATGCGGGAGATCAGCGGCACGATCCACGAGTTCCCCGCCGAGCGTGCGGAAGGCGCCGAAGAGGTACCGGCGGTCGACGACGAGCTGTCCCGTCGCCGTCGGGATCGCCAAACCGGCTGA
- the gcvP gene encoding aminomethyl-transferring glycine dehydrogenase — protein MTDVNHDHVPLAALEHGTPFADRHVGPAPAELARMLDVIGVGSLEELGEQAFPKGIREQDLRMALPDPATESEALDELRALAEQCTTNVEMIGLGYHGTVTPPVIRRNVVESPAWYTAYTPYQPEISQGRLEALLNFQTLVADLTGVEVSNSSMLDESTAAAEGMTLVRRAGKAKSPRFVVDADVLPQTLSVVQTRAEPLGIEIVVADLSDGVDGLPDGEFFGALLSYPNASGAVRDLEPVIAAVHERGAKAVVAADLLSLTLLRAPGEMGADVVVGNTQRFGVPMGFGGPHAGYMAVAKGFERQLPGRLVGVSVDADGEQAYRLALQTREQHIRREKATSNICTAQVLLAVVASMYAVYHGPEGLKAIATRTHRMATVLAEGLRRGGVEVVHDEFFDTVLANVPGRADEVVRAARERGVNLRRADADHVGVSCDETTTRAHLALVWGAFGVEADADAVDGSVDEALPAALLRESEYLTHPVFHQHRSETSLLRYLRKLSDTDVALDRSMIPLGSCTMKLNATAEMEPITWPSFANLHPFAPAEDAKGLLQVVSDLESWLAEITGYDAVSLQPNAGSQGEFAGLLAIRAYHHSRGEAARDICVIPSSAHGTNAASAVMAGLRVVVVRCDDDGNIEMDHLREVLDAHRDDLAAIMVTYPSTHGVYEDTVQDVCAMVHEAGGQVYVDGANLNALIGLARMGKFGSDVSHLNLHKTFCIPHGGGGPGVGPIGVREHLAPFLPNHPLQPAAGPETGVGPISAAPWGSASILPISWAYVRMMGPEGLRRATLTAVAAANYVAKRLDAHFPVLYTGEGGYVAHECILDLRQITKDSGVTVDDVAKRLADYGLHAPTMSFPVAGTLMVEPTESENLAELDRFCEAMIAIRAEIDKVTAGQWPVDDNPLCDSPFTTASLAGEWNHAYSREEAAYPLGRSMPKIWPAVRRIDGAKGDRNLVCSCPPLEAYQA, from the coding sequence ATGACCGACGTGAATCATGACCATGTCCCGCTGGCCGCGCTGGAGCACGGCACGCCGTTCGCCGACCGGCATGTCGGTCCGGCGCCTGCGGAGCTCGCTCGGATGCTCGACGTCATCGGTGTCGGGTCGTTGGAGGAGCTGGGCGAGCAGGCGTTCCCGAAGGGGATCCGTGAGCAGGACCTGCGGATGGCGCTGCCGGACCCGGCCACCGAGTCGGAGGCTCTGGACGAGCTGCGCGCGCTTGCCGAGCAGTGCACCACCAACGTCGAGATGATCGGTCTGGGTTACCACGGCACGGTCACGCCGCCGGTGATCCGCCGCAACGTCGTGGAAAGCCCCGCCTGGTACACGGCCTACACCCCGTACCAGCCGGAGATTTCGCAGGGCAGGCTGGAAGCGCTGCTGAACTTCCAGACGCTGGTGGCGGACCTCACCGGGGTCGAGGTCTCGAACTCGTCGATGCTGGACGAGTCGACCGCCGCTGCCGAGGGCATGACGCTGGTGCGCCGCGCGGGCAAGGCAAAGTCACCGCGGTTCGTGGTGGACGCCGACGTCCTGCCGCAGACCCTGTCGGTGGTGCAGACGCGTGCGGAACCGTTGGGCATCGAGATCGTCGTGGCGGACCTCAGCGACGGCGTCGACGGCTTGCCGGACGGTGAGTTCTTCGGGGCGTTGCTGTCGTACCCGAACGCCTCGGGCGCGGTGCGGGACCTCGAACCGGTCATCGCGGCGGTGCACGAGCGCGGGGCGAAGGCGGTCGTGGCGGCCGACCTGCTGTCGCTGACGCTGCTGCGGGCTCCCGGTGAAATGGGCGCCGACGTGGTCGTCGGCAACACCCAGCGGTTCGGTGTTCCGATGGGCTTCGGTGGTCCGCACGCGGGCTACATGGCCGTCGCGAAGGGTTTCGAGCGGCAGTTGCCCGGCCGTCTGGTGGGCGTGAGCGTCGACGCCGACGGCGAGCAGGCCTATCGGCTCGCGCTGCAGACCCGTGAGCAGCACATCCGCCGGGAGAAGGCCACGAGCAACATCTGCACCGCGCAGGTGCTGCTGGCGGTCGTCGCCTCGATGTACGCCGTCTACCACGGCCCCGAGGGCCTCAAGGCGATCGCGACGCGCACGCACCGGATGGCCACGGTGCTGGCCGAGGGGCTGCGCCGCGGCGGTGTCGAGGTCGTGCACGACGAGTTCTTCGACACCGTGCTGGCGAACGTTCCCGGCCGGGCCGACGAGGTCGTCCGCGCTGCCCGTGAACGGGGTGTGAACCTGCGCCGCGCCGACGCCGACCACGTCGGCGTGAGCTGCGACGAGACGACGACCCGGGCGCACCTCGCGCTCGTGTGGGGCGCGTTCGGTGTCGAGGCCGACGCGGACGCTGTGGATGGCTCGGTCGACGAGGCCCTGCCTGCGGCCCTGCTGCGGGAGTCCGAGTACCTGACCCACCCGGTGTTCCACCAGCACCGCTCGGAGACGTCGTTGCTGCGCTACCTGCGCAAGCTCTCGGACACCGACGTGGCGTTGGATCGCAGCATGATCCCGCTGGGCTCGTGCACGATGAAGCTCAACGCGACGGCGGAGATGGAACCGATCACCTGGCCGTCGTTCGCCAACCTGCACCCGTTCGCGCCCGCCGAGGACGCGAAGGGCCTGCTGCAGGTCGTCTCCGACCTGGAGTCCTGGCTCGCGGAGATCACCGGGTACGACGCGGTGAGCCTGCAGCCGAACGCGGGCAGCCAGGGTGAGTTCGCCGGTCTGCTGGCGATCCGCGCCTACCACCACAGCCGTGGTGAAGCGGCTCGTGACATCTGCGTCATCCCGTCGAGCGCGCACGGAACGAACGCGGCGAGCGCGGTGATGGCCGGGTTGCGCGTGGTCGTGGTGCGGTGCGACGACGACGGCAACATCGAGATGGACCACTTGCGGGAGGTGCTCGACGCCCACCGCGACGACCTCGCCGCGATCATGGTCACGTACCCGTCCACGCACGGCGTCTACGAGGACACCGTGCAGGACGTGTGCGCGATGGTGCACGAGGCAGGCGGGCAGGTCTACGTCGACGGTGCGAACCTCAACGCGCTCATCGGCCTGGCCCGGATGGGCAAGTTCGGCTCGGATGTCTCGCATCTGAACCTGCACAAGACGTTCTGCATCCCGCACGGCGGCGGCGGTCCCGGCGTCGGCCCGATCGGTGTGCGCGAGCACCTGGCGCCGTTCCTGCCGAACCACCCGTTGCAGCCCGCGGCGGGGCCGGAGACGGGAGTCGGCCCGATCAGTGCGGCGCCGTGGGGCAGCGCGTCGATCCTGCCGATCTCGTGGGCGTACGTGCGCATGATGGGCCCGGAGGGGTTGCGGCGGGCGACGCTGACCGCGGTCGCGGCGGCGAACTACGTGGCCAAGCGGCTCGACGCGCACTTCCCGGTGCTCTACACCGGCGAAGGCGGCTACGTCGCCCACGAGTGCATCCTCGACCTGCGCCAGATCACCAAGGACAGCGGCGTCACGGTGGACGACGTGGCCAAGCGGCTCGCCGACTACGGTCTGCACGCGCCCACGATGTCGTTCCCGGTGGCGGGCACCCTGATGGTGGAACCGACGGAGAGCGAGAACCTCGCCGAACTCGACCGGTTCTGCGAGGCGATGATCGCGATCCGCGCCGAGATCGACAAGGTCACCGCAGGTCAGTGGCCCGTCGACGACAACCCGCTCTGCGACTCGCCGTTCACGACGGCATCGCTGGCTGGGGAGTGGAACCACGCGTACAGCCGGGAGGAGGCCGCGTACCCGCTGGGTCGGTCGATGCCGAAGATCTGGCCCGCGGTGCGTCGCATCGACGGCGCGAAGGGTGACCGCAACCTCGTCTGCTCGTGCCCTCCGCTGGAGGCCTACCAGGCCTGA
- a CDS encoding HesB/YadR/YfhF-family protein yields the protein MLTISESAAEVIKVVLAGGESGEDSGLRIAATSVNGSETELQASVAPAPEGDDQVVESSGARVFLDQQAASVLDDKTLDAERDDNGELGLAVRE from the coding sequence ATGCTCACCATCAGTGAGAGCGCGGCGGAGGTCATCAAGGTGGTGCTCGCCGGAGGTGAGTCCGGGGAAGACTCGGGCTTGCGCATCGCGGCGACCAGTGTGAACGGCTCGGAAACGGAGCTGCAGGCGTCCGTGGCGCCTGCTCCGGAGGGCGACGACCAGGTCGTCGAGTCGTCCGGGGCGCGGGTGTTCCTGGACCAGCAGGCCGCCTCGGTGCTCGACGACAAGACGCTGGATGCCGAGCGGGACGACAACGGCGAGTTGGGTCTCGCAGTGCGCGAGTGA
- a CDS encoding 3-methyladenine DNA glycosylase codes for MVSVLTESEWRAREAAHLARVREWTLPHRQRRQRGEKHPVMDFLFTYYSFKPAKLERWQPGPGVALENGDEFLRRTGFTRCPDGVVSDEPPAKRRDTAEFVLTLLEATASRTAKLGCFGLHEWAMLYRTGPDDVRHAGWPLRLGHDGTDEVVESMPVRCTHHDAFRFFTEDARPLNHHQPARTDQVRMEQPGCLHANMDLFKWSYKLDPYVPAELVADCFDLAARVRELDMRASPYDLTALGYAPVAIETSEGRADYVRAQREFADESAVLRKRLSEVCRTLLNCEPARAE; via the coding sequence GTGGTTTCCGTGCTGACCGAGAGCGAGTGGCGTGCGCGCGAGGCCGCGCATCTGGCGCGGGTCCGGGAATGGACCCTCCCGCACCGGCAACGGCGGCAGCGCGGCGAGAAGCACCCGGTGATGGACTTCCTGTTCACCTACTACTCGTTCAAACCCGCCAAGCTCGAACGGTGGCAACCCGGTCCCGGTGTCGCGTTGGAGAACGGTGACGAGTTCCTGCGGCGAACAGGCTTCACCCGGTGCCCGGACGGTGTCGTCTCGGACGAGCCGCCCGCGAAGCGCCGGGACACCGCAGAGTTCGTGCTCACGCTGTTGGAGGCCACCGCGTCCCGGACGGCGAAGTTGGGCTGTTTCGGCCTGCACGAGTGGGCGATGCTGTATCGCACCGGGCCGGACGACGTGCGCCACGCGGGGTGGCCGCTGCGCCTCGGGCACGACGGCACCGACGAGGTCGTGGAATCGATGCCGGTTCGCTGCACCCACCACGACGCGTTCCGGTTCTTCACCGAGGACGCACGGCCGCTGAACCACCACCAGCCCGCCCGCACCGACCAGGTCCGCATGGAACAGCCAGGCTGCCTGCACGCGAACATGGATCTGTTCAAGTGGAGTTACAAGCTCGACCCGTACGTGCCCGCGGAGTTGGTCGCGGACTGTTTCGACCTCGCCGCGCGCGTCCGGGAACTGGACATGCGCGCCAGCCCGTACGACCTGACCGCGCTCGGCTATGCGCCGGTGGCGATCGAGACATCCGAGGGGCGAGCCGACTACGTCCGGGCGCAGCGGGAGTTCGCCGACGAGTCCGCAGTCCTGCGGAAGCGGCTCTCGGAAGTGTGCCGGACACTCCTGAACTGCGAACCCGCTCGCGCGGAGTGA
- a CDS encoding hemolysin family protein, which produces MSDSMAIALAVLLLALNAFFVGAEFSLLSSRRDRLEALLEQGVGRARVVIRATEHGSLMLASAQLGITLCSLGLGRLGEPAVAHQLERAVGFLPIPDAVLHAVAFAIALALVVLLHVLVGEMVPKNLAIAEPERLALWLVPALVGFVKLARPVIALFNAMANAVLRLLKVQPKDELETAYSSSELAELLVESRREGLLEQSEHRRLAQTLSSVGTTVADVLVRLDDLKTLPAAPTLEDVEHAVSSTGFSRFPVLADDGRILGYLHVKDVLDQAGDEPSSPVPPTRVRRLPTLRADSRLDEALTSLQRSRSHLAMAVDTAGTSLGVVALEDLVEEYVGTVRDGTHVT; this is translated from the coding sequence ATGAGCGACAGTATGGCCATCGCGCTGGCAGTACTGCTGTTGGCGTTGAACGCGTTCTTCGTCGGTGCCGAGTTCTCGCTGCTCTCGTCCCGCCGGGATCGGCTGGAGGCCCTGCTCGAACAGGGCGTGGGCCGTGCCCGCGTCGTGATCAGAGCGACCGAGCACGGTTCGCTGATGCTGGCGAGCGCACAGCTCGGGATCACGTTGTGTTCCCTGGGGCTCGGCCGCCTCGGTGAGCCCGCCGTCGCCCACCAGCTCGAACGCGCCGTCGGGTTCCTGCCGATCCCGGACGCGGTGCTGCACGCGGTCGCGTTCGCCATCGCGCTGGCACTCGTGGTGCTGCTGCACGTGCTCGTCGGCGAGATGGTGCCCAAGAACCTCGCCATCGCCGAGCCGGAACGGCTCGCGCTGTGGCTGGTTCCGGCGCTGGTGGGCTTCGTCAAGCTCGCCCGCCCGGTCATCGCCCTGTTCAACGCGATGGCCAACGCCGTGCTGCGGCTGCTCAAGGTGCAGCCGAAGGACGAGCTGGAAACGGCTTACTCGTCCTCGGAGCTCGCCGAGCTACTCGTCGAGTCCCGGCGGGAGGGCTTGCTGGAGCAGTCCGAACACCGCAGGCTCGCGCAGACGCTGTCCTCGGTGGGGACCACCGTCGCCGACGTCCTGGTGCGCCTGGACGACCTGAAGACGCTGCCCGCGGCTCCGACTCTGGAGGACGTGGAACACGCCGTCTCCTCGACCGGCTTCTCCCGGTTCCCGGTGCTTGCCGACGACGGCCGGATCCTCGGCTACCTGCATGTGAAGGACGTTCTCGACCAGGCGGGAGACGAGCCGTCGAGCCCGGTTCCGCCCACACGGGTGCGACGGCTGCCGACGCTGCGCGCGGACTCCCGTCTGGACGAGGCGTTGACCTCGTTGCAGCGCTCGCGCAGTCACCTCGCGATGGCCGTGGACACGGCAGGCACCTCGCTCGGCGTGGTCGCCCTGGAGGACCTCGTCGAGGAGTACGTCGGCACCGTCCGCGACGGCACCCACGTGACCTGA
- a CDS encoding hemolysin family protein: MTEVLLSVLGLVFVAVLTLGTGLAVAAEFSLTSLERSTIDAHVAEVGDRRAKAVQRAHRTLSFQLSGAQVAITLTTLVTGYVAEPLIGDLVRPLFLAAGIGDGVAAALSLTIAILLATTLSMVFGEMVPKNLAIARPLPTARAVSGYHSGFSHVFRWLINVTNNSANWAVRRLGVEPQEELRSARSPDELGSIVRSSAEHGTLDEATATLMDKSLRFGDRSADELMTPRVRVESLETDASVLDLLDIARRTGFSRFPVHDDDLDNVHGVIHVKQAFGVPVDQREGTRVGSLVRPVPTVPETLDGDALLNRLRGSGLQLALVVDEYGGTAGIVTLEDVVEEIIGDVRDEHDRRETAAVRPLGRQRWVVSGLLRADELEEATGFEIPDGDYETVAGFVLSSLGRIPTPGDHVDHDGWSLTVNRMDRHRIAELRLTADDPPAQQEITTGGSTEASR; this comes from the coding sequence ATGACGGAAGTCCTGCTGTCCGTGCTCGGTCTGGTGTTCGTCGCCGTCCTCACGCTGGGAACCGGTCTCGCGGTGGCGGCCGAGTTCTCCCTGACCTCGCTGGAACGCAGCACCATCGACGCCCACGTCGCCGAGGTCGGCGACCGGCGGGCGAAGGCTGTCCAGCGCGCACACCGCACACTGTCGTTCCAGCTCTCCGGCGCGCAGGTGGCGATCACGCTCACCACCCTGGTCACCGGCTACGTGGCCGAACCGCTCATCGGTGACCTGGTGCGCCCGCTCTTTCTCGCGGCGGGGATCGGTGACGGTGTCGCGGCGGCACTGTCGCTGACCATCGCGATCCTGCTCGCCACGACCTTGTCGATGGTCTTCGGCGAGATGGTGCCGAAGAACCTCGCCATCGCACGGCCGCTACCGACCGCACGTGCGGTCTCGGGCTACCACTCGGGGTTCTCGCACGTGTTCCGGTGGTTGATCAACGTCACCAACAACAGTGCCAACTGGGCCGTGCGCAGGCTCGGGGTCGAGCCGCAGGAGGAACTGCGGTCCGCCCGCTCCCCCGACGAACTGGGCTCGATCGTGCGATCCAGCGCCGAGCACGGAACGCTCGACGAGGCCACCGCCACGCTCATGGACAAGTCGCTGCGGTTCGGTGACCGCAGTGCCGACGAGCTCATGACGCCGCGGGTACGGGTCGAATCGCTCGAGACGGACGCCTCGGTGCTCGACCTGCTCGACATCGCCCGCCGCACCGGGTTCTCCCGATTCCCGGTGCACGACGACGACCTCGACAACGTCCACGGCGTCATCCACGTCAAACAGGCGTTCGGTGTTCCGGTCGACCAACGTGAAGGCACCCGCGTCGGGTCGCTCGTGCGCCCGGTCCCGACGGTGCCGGAAACACTCGACGGCGACGCGCTGCTCAACCGGTTGCGCGGCTCGGGCCTGCAACTGGCGCTCGTGGTCGACGAGTACGGCGGAACGGCGGGAATCGTCACGTTGGAGGACGTCGTCGAGGAGATCATCGGTGATGTCCGCGACGAGCACGATCGCCGCGAGACGGCCGCGGTGCGTCCCCTGGGACGGCAGCGCTGGGTCGTGTCCGGCCTGCTGCGCGCCGACGAGCTCGAAGAGGCCACCGGGTTCGAGATCCCGGACGGGGACTACGAAACCGTGGCCGGCTTCGTGCTCAGTTCACTCGGCCGCATCCCCACTCCGGGCGACCATGTCGACCACGACGGGTGGAGTCTCACGGTGAATCGGATGGACCGGCACCGCATCGCCGAGCTCCGGCTCACCGCGGACGATCCCCCCGCGCAGCAGGAGATCACCACCGGCGGCAGCACGGAGGCGAGCCGATGA
- a CDS encoding TIGR03086 family metal-binding protein translates to MDLLQAHHRAMAEFDARVRAVADDQWSASTPCTEWSVHDLVNHLVNEQLWTPELLAGARLEDVGDRFDGDQLGDDPVLSWDAAAGAARTAWLKQGATTGEVFVTGGVIPAEDYGWQMTMDLTVHAWDLARGIGADDTLDPDLVEVVHQVFAPQIPAMQGIGIFADPVSVSDQADLQTRLLSLLGRQR, encoded by the coding sequence ATGGATCTGTTGCAGGCCCACCATCGCGCGATGGCCGAGTTCGACGCGCGGGTGCGTGCCGTGGCCGACGACCAGTGGAGCGCTTCCACCCCGTGCACCGAGTGGTCGGTGCACGACCTCGTCAACCATCTCGTCAACGAGCAGTTGTGGACGCCGGAGCTGCTCGCCGGAGCGCGGCTGGAGGACGTCGGCGACCGTTTCGACGGCGACCAGCTCGGCGACGACCCCGTGCTGAGCTGGGACGCCGCCGCCGGGGCCGCCCGAACGGCGTGGCTGAAGCAGGGCGCGACCACGGGCGAAGTGTTCGTGACCGGCGGGGTCATCCCCGCCGAAGACTACGGCTGGCAGATGACGATGGACCTCACCGTGCACGCCTGGGACCTCGCGCGGGGCATCGGCGCGGACGACACGCTCGACCCCGATCTCGTCGAGGTGGTGCACCAGGTATTCGCTCCGCAGATCCCGGCCATGCAAGGAATAGGAATCTTCGCGGATCCCGTTTCGGTCAGCGACCAGGCGGATCTCCAGACGCGACTGCTCTCCCTGCTCGGCAGGCAGCGCTGA
- a CDS encoding peptide MFS transporter, protein MIVATGAVADAPQRGFFGHPRGLSTLFFTEMWERFSYYGMRAILLLYLYYAVTEGGLGIEESSAASLVGAYGASVYLTSVAGGWLADRILGARQSVFYGGLLIMFGHICMALPGGVPTTIVGIALIVVGSGFLKPNISKMVGDLYTEQDDRRDAGFTIFYMGINIGAFVGQIITGYLQVEMGFHWGFGAAAVGMALGLTQYVLGGRNLGQAGLKPQNPLPADAKGSVIARVVGITAAILVVLGGSFGLGLIGIDGLVNMITAIAIIMPIVYFTVMLRSTQITNVERDRLIAYIPLFLATALFFLLFEQQATSLVLVADQQTDTTVLGYEFPVAWFQSLNPLAIIIMAPMFAALWLKLGARQPSTPMKFVGGLVLIAASFFWIVLSGFLQNSEGQHFALMIAMVFVIMTAGELMLSPVGLSATTKLAPKAFASQTLGLYFLAPALGQALGAQIVKLYTAEQEGLYFGLIALATLAFAGLLAIGVKRINPYMHGVN, encoded by the coding sequence GTGATCGTGGCTACCGGCGCGGTTGCGGATGCACCACAGCGGGGCTTCTTCGGGCACCCTCGCGGACTGTCCACGCTGTTCTTCACCGAAATGTGGGAGCGATTCTCCTACTACGGCATGCGGGCCATCCTGCTGCTGTACTTGTACTACGCCGTGACCGAAGGCGGTCTCGGGATCGAGGAGTCGAGCGCGGCTTCGCTGGTCGGGGCCTACGGCGCTTCGGTGTACCTGACCAGTGTCGCGGGCGGATGGCTGGCCGACCGGATCCTGGGCGCCCGGCAGTCCGTGTTCTACGGCGGCTTGCTGATCATGTTCGGGCACATCTGCATGGCGCTGCCCGGCGGCGTGCCGACGACGATCGTCGGCATCGCCCTGATCGTCGTGGGGTCGGGCTTCCTCAAGCCCAACATCTCCAAGATGGTCGGTGACCTGTACACCGAACAGGACGACAGGCGGGACGCAGGCTTCACGATCTTCTACATGGGGATCAACATCGGCGCGTTCGTCGGCCAGATCATCACCGGCTACCTGCAGGTAGAGATGGGCTTCCACTGGGGCTTCGGCGCGGCCGCCGTCGGTATGGCTCTGGGACTCACGCAATACGTCCTCGGGGGGCGAAACCTCGGACAGGCCGGATTGAAGCCGCAGAATCCGTTGCCCGCTGACGCCAAGGGCTCCGTGATCGCCAGGGTCGTGGGCATCACCGCCGCGATCCTGGTTGTGCTGGGAGGTTCGTTCGGACTCGGCCTGATCGGCATCGACGGTCTTGTGAACATGATCACGGCGATCGCCATCATCATGCCGATCGTCTACTTCACCGTGATGCTCAGAAGCACGCAGATCACGAATGTCGAACGTGACCGGCTGATCGCCTACATTCCGCTGTTTCTCGCCACCGCACTCTTCTTCCTGCTCTTCGAGCAGCAGGCTACGTCGTTGGTGCTGGTGGCCGATCAGCAGACCGACACCACCGTGCTGGGTTACGAGTTTCCGGTGGCCTGGTTCCAGTCCCTCAACCCGCTGGCCATCATCATTATGGCCCCGATGTTCGCGGCACTGTGGTTGAAGCTGGGCGCACGTCAGCCCAGCACGCCCATGAAGTTCGTCGGCGGTCTCGTTCTGATCGCCGCCAGCTTCTTCTGGATCGTGCTGTCCGGATTCCTCCAGAACAGCGAGGGACAGCATTTCGCGCTCATGATCGCCATGGTTTTCGTGATCATGACGGCCGGCGAGTTGATGCTTTCGCCCGTCGGATTGTCCGCGACGACGAAGCTGGCTCCCAAGGCCTTCGCCTCGCAGACGCTGGGCTTGTACTTCCTCGCTCCGGCGCTGGGGCAGGCCCTGGGCGCGCAGATCGTGAAGCTGTACACGGCCGAGCAAGAGGGCTTGTACTTCGGGCTGATCGCCTTGGCCACGTTGGCCTTCGCCGGCTTGCTCGCGATCGGAGTCAAGAGGATCAATCCCTACATGCACGGCGTGAACTGA
- a CDS encoding TetR/AcrR family transcriptional regulator, with translation MPRVSQDHLDTRRRQILAGARSCFARHGYEGATVRRLEEATGLSRGAIFHHFKDKESLFLALAEDDAARMADVVADQGLVQVMRDLLHHEGPSTGVEWLGTRLEVSRRLRTDRDFRERWAQRSEHLTAATKARLKWQRDSGNLRDDVDIDVLAAYLELVLEGLVSHLAMGLPADDLGPVLDLVEESVRR, from the coding sequence ATGCCTCGGGTCAGCCAGGACCACCTCGATACGCGGCGGCGTCAGATACTCGCCGGCGCGCGGAGCTGCTTCGCCCGGCACGGCTACGAGGGCGCCACGGTCCGCAGGCTGGAAGAGGCCACCGGACTCTCTCGGGGCGCGATCTTCCATCATTTCAAGGACAAGGAATCGTTGTTCCTCGCGCTGGCCGAGGACGACGCGGCGCGGATGGCGGACGTGGTCGCCGATCAGGGTCTCGTCCAAGTGATGCGGGATCTGTTGCATCACGAAGGGCCGAGCACCGGGGTCGAGTGGCTGGGTACTCGACTCGAGGTCTCCCGGCGGCTCCGCACCGATCGTGACTTCCGGGAGCGCTGGGCCCAGCGCTCGGAACACCTCACGGCGGCGACCAAGGCGCGGCTGAAATGGCAGCGCGATTCGGGAAACCTCCGCGACGACGTCGACATCGACGTGCTCGCCGCCTACCTCGAACTGGTCCTCGAAGGCCTCGTCTCGCACCTGGCGATGGGCCTGCCCGCCGACGACCTCGGCCCGGTACTCGACCTCGTCGAGGAAAGCGTCCGCCGCTGA